The following proteins are encoded in a genomic region of Leptospira yasudae:
- a CDS encoding TonB-dependent receptor plug domain-containing protein, producing the protein MKMFERSTQRAAKFGKRIPFLFFIFLTIPMAEVFAEVSFRGRVYSRNKSAGEANITVRLSETKKFYQTDAEGYFQAVVPSPGTYTFRILRDTGMQEIRQEVGDTSETVVLYTDKASSAGGGVSKGGINVTGEREKQLMSRTKLRFEEIKRMPGTFGEPLRAIETIPGVVPVSAFGGGASNYVFRGADPNTNLYLYDDLPILYPFHFDGLTATINGNLIKSMDVYTGVLPANFNNALGGVIEIESPDKVERSQGNFLTSLWAASANYQTTFAGGKGYILGAVKVGYIDKTFETLGTMSGGSLLPDGVRLPRYTDSQVKMVYNFNDQHQISLYSLTAKDDFALNPPAKPQNDPTKDQLAAFAGGNLSAGQGYRTQAIRYTWRPVENFSNRITVISYDPFVDYNVSLGSIKGKQRGSGAYNGIRQDAYWDPNKHFTLEFGSEVRFLNYKTTGSTIQQTDPNNPDPNPYDTASPDFRTVQDTNRVRSKYYNAYTTMKFKFGGLLFEPGARYDYIPYIKNGALGPKAQLSYKFEGIGKGTTVFGGAGDHFNFPLTTQFSEESGNPHLKFQKAFKYGGGIDQQVTSDWQVKGEVFKQEFSNLIVDDPYVTDFIGKNADQYGRVLQPYVLNKPLNYSNNGTGHSRGYEFVIRKTAAPGTRDWFGWISYTWSQTFRNPNIYKPDGIMAPVATGPEQRLLAQTYHNSKETLYNYDRTHIINMVFGWRFSQDWQFGARWSYLTSMPITPIVGDDGGRFSNPANNQTIWIPTSANNPYLADYTNTKRMADYHRLDIRIDRFLNYEWGYVNTFFEVINVYMRQNVAGQDFDVTRPYSATNPKPSQTFGTLTLPGGTVIPFFNIGIEVKF; encoded by the coding sequence TCCGGATCTTAAGAGACACCGGGATGCAGGAAATCCGACAAGAGGTCGGAGATACTTCCGAAACCGTCGTTCTTTATACGGACAAAGCTTCTTCCGCAGGCGGCGGAGTTTCCAAAGGCGGAATCAACGTTACGGGTGAACGGGAAAAACAACTCATGTCCCGTACCAAACTTCGCTTCGAGGAAATCAAACGGATGCCGGGAACATTCGGCGAACCCCTCCGCGCGATCGAAACGATTCCCGGCGTGGTTCCCGTTTCCGCCTTCGGAGGCGGTGCGAGTAACTACGTTTTCCGAGGCGCGGACCCGAACACGAACCTTTATCTCTACGACGATCTTCCGATCTTGTATCCGTTTCACTTCGACGGTTTGACCGCGACGATCAACGGGAACTTGATCAAGTCCATGGACGTTTACACGGGAGTTCTCCCCGCGAACTTCAACAACGCACTCGGAGGGGTGATCGAAATCGAATCTCCCGATAAGGTGGAACGTTCTCAGGGAAATTTTTTGACTTCTCTTTGGGCGGCTTCCGCGAACTACCAGACCACGTTTGCGGGCGGGAAAGGTTATATTCTCGGCGCGGTGAAAGTCGGTTATATCGACAAGACGTTCGAGACGTTAGGCACCATGTCGGGCGGAAGTCTTCTTCCGGACGGAGTTCGTCTGCCTCGCTACACCGATTCTCAAGTGAAGATGGTCTATAACTTCAACGATCAACATCAAATCTCGTTGTATTCTTTGACCGCAAAGGACGACTTTGCGCTCAATCCTCCCGCCAAACCGCAGAACGACCCTACCAAGGATCAGCTCGCCGCGTTTGCGGGCGGAAATCTTTCCGCGGGCCAGGGCTATCGCACACAAGCGATTCGTTATACTTGGAGACCGGTCGAAAACTTCTCCAATCGGATCACGGTTATCAGCTACGATCCGTTCGTGGATTACAACGTTTCCTTGGGTTCCATCAAAGGAAAACAACGAGGAAGCGGGGCTTACAACGGGATTCGTCAGGACGCGTATTGGGATCCGAACAAGCACTTCACGCTGGAGTTCGGTTCCGAAGTACGTTTCTTGAATTACAAAACGACGGGAAGCACGATCCAACAAACCGATCCGAACAACCCCGACCCGAACCCGTATGACACGGCGAGTCCCGACTTTCGAACCGTCCAAGATACGAACCGGGTACGAAGCAAATACTACAACGCTTATACTACGATGAAGTTCAAGTTCGGCGGTTTGCTCTTTGAACCGGGAGCGAGATACGATTACATCCCTTATATCAAAAACGGGGCCTTGGGTCCTAAGGCGCAACTTTCCTACAAGTTCGAGGGAATCGGAAAGGGAACCACCGTATTCGGAGGTGCGGGAGATCACTTTAACTTTCCGTTAACGACTCAATTCTCCGAAGAAAGCGGAAACCCTCACCTGAAGTTTCAAAAGGCGTTCAAATACGGCGGGGGAATCGATCAACAAGTCACTTCCGATTGGCAGGTCAAGGGAGAAGTATTCAAACAGGAATTCTCCAATCTGATCGTGGACGATCCGTATGTCACCGATTTTATCGGAAAGAACGCGGATCAGTACGGAAGAGTATTACAACCTTACGTCTTGAACAAACCTCTGAACTATTCGAACAACGGAACGGGTCATTCCAGAGGATACGAATTCGTGATCCGCAAAACCGCGGCGCCCGGAACGAGAGATTGGTTCGGATGGATTTCCTACACTTGGTCGCAAACATTCAGAAATCCTAATATTTACAAGCCCGACGGAATCATGGCTCCCGTTGCGACCGGACCGGAACAAAGGCTTCTCGCGCAGACCTATCACAACTCGAAAGAAACCTTATACAACTACGACCGAACTCATATCATCAACATGGTTTTCGGTTGGAGATTCAGTCAGGATTGGCAGTTCGGAGCGAGATGGTCTTATCTGACTTCCATGCCGATCACTCCGATCGTCGGGGACGACGGCGGTAGATTTTCCAATCCGGCCAACAACCAAACGATTTGGATTCCGACTTCCGCGAACAACCCGTATCTCGCGGATTATACGAACACGAAACGTATGGCGGACTATCACAGGTTGGACATTCGGATCGACCGATTCTTAAACTACGAATGGGGTTACGTGAATACGTTCTTCGAAGTGATCAACGTGTATATGAGGCAGAACGTCGCCGGGCAAGACTTCGACGTTACGCGTCCTTACTCTGCGACCAACCCGAAACCGTCGCAGACGTTCGGAACTCTGACGCTTCCGGGCGGAACGGTCATTCCTTTCTTTAACATCGGGATCGAGGTGAAGTTCTAA